From the Mastacembelus armatus chromosome 14, fMasArm1.2, whole genome shotgun sequence genome, one window contains:
- the LOC113143525 gene encoding cytokine receptor common subunit gamma-like, with translation MSTRLLLFFCLIGPVVAKEPPDVDCLVIHLKYVNCSWNKQRTPEVNYTFYSWFHNEEKKICSNYLLENGINIGCNRPYGNISKRFFTFYTTLVHGNKSFPMEHDLKTKVLLHPPTNLSVLNGSDFNLWFYWNQTAANCVGSEVRFRTNNNKWESSKVNTGTQSFCINLPSSSSRYEVQVRSRMAKTCGESLFWSNWSEPVVWGSNNSTDTNPMNVSMSVWTPLLYVVGAITLLLLVIMLLHHERLRIILIPVVPKPSLVHHDIEDWLQFSKGLNENFKANFIERACPVREYCQISQSDSESSGDSTFSVSITQSDCSDQSEDLSTPCSSSSSTVTVSSDEQQISV, from the exons AG ATGTGGACTGTTTAGTGATACATCTGAAATACGTTAACTGTTCCTGGAATAAGCAGAGGACTCCAGAGGTCAATTACACTTTCTACAGCTG GTTCcacaatgaggaaaaaaagatcTGTTCCAACTATCTGTTAGAAAATGGCATAAACATTGGATGTAACCGGCCATATGGTAACATAAGCAAGAGGTTCTTCACATTTTATACCACATTGGTTCATGGCAATAAGAGTTTTCCAATGGAGCACGATCTTAAAACCAAAG TGCTGTTACATCCACCAACCAACCTGTCGGTCCTTAATGGATCTGACTTTAACCTGTGGTTTTACTGGAACCAAACTGCCGCAAACTGTGTGGGGAGCGAGGTTCGCTTCAGGACCAACAACAATAAGTGGGAG TCTTCTAAAGTCAATACTGGGACGCAGAGTTTCTGCATTAACTTGCCGTCCAGCAGTTCCCGGTATGAGGTGCAAGTCCGGAGCAGAATGGCAAAGACCTGTGGAGAGTCTTTATTCTGGAGTAACTGGAGTGAGCCTGTGGTCTGGGGGTCTAACAACAGCACAG ATACTAATCCAATGAATGTTTCGATGTCTGTGTGGACTCCATTGCTGTATGTGGTGGGTGCTATCACGCTCTTACTACTGGTCATAATGCTGCTGCACCATGAAAG GCTCAGGATCATCCTCATTCCTGTGGTTCCCAAGCCATCCCTGGTTCATCATGACATTGAG GACTGGCTTCAATTCTCCAAAGGCCTGAATGAAAATTTTAAGGCTAACTTCATTGAGCGTGCCTGTCCTGTCCGTGAGTACTGCCAGATCTCCCAGTCTGACAGCGAGAGCTCTGGTGACTCTACCTTCTCTGTGAGTATCACCCAAAGCGACTGCTCTGACCAGTCAGAGGACCTGTCCACCCCATGCTCCTCATCCAGCTCCACAGTTACTGTTTCATCTGATGAGCAGCAGATCTCTGTTTAG
- the snx12 gene encoding sorting nexin-12 isoform X1, with amino-acid sequence MSEPVVADTRRLNSKPQDLTDAYGPPSNFLEIDVYDPQIVGVGRNRYTTYEVRMRTNLPIFKLKDSCVRRRYSDFEWLKNELERDSKIVVPPLPGKALKRQLPFRGDEGLFEESFIEERRSGLEQFINRIAGHPLAQNERCLHMFLQEESIDRNYIPGKVRH; translated from the exons ATGTCAGAGCCTGTGGTGGCCGACACTCGCCGGTTGAATTCCAAGCCCCAGGACCTGACTGATGCTTACGGCCCCCCCAGCAATTTTTTGGAAATAGACGTTTATGATCCACAAATCGTTGGAGTTGGGCGGAACCGTTACACAACTTACGAAGTTCGGATGCGG ACAAACCTTCCCATTTTCAAACTGAAGGATTCCTGTGTGAGAAGAAGATACAGTGACTTTGAGTGGCTAAAGAATGAGCTGGAAAGAGACAGTAAG ATTGTAGTACCACCTCTGCCAGGCAAAGCCCTGAAGAGACAGTTGCCATTCCGTGGTGATGAGGGCCTTTTTGAGGAGTCCTTCATTGAGGAGCGGCGATCAGGCTTGGAGCAGTTCATTAACAG aatTGCAGGTCACCCCTTGGCCCAGAATGAGCGCTGTCTTCACATGTTTCTGCAAGAGGAAAGCATTGACCGTAACTACATTCCTGGAAAAGTACGACACTAG
- the snx12 gene encoding sorting nexin-12 isoform X2, producing the protein MSEPVVADTRRLNSKPQDLTDAYGPPSNFLEIDVYDPQIVGVGRNRYTTYEVRMRTNLPIFKLKDSCVRRRYSDFEWLKNELERDSKIVVPPLPGKALKRQLPFRGDEGLFEESFIEERRSGLEQFINRIAGHPLAQNERCLHMFLQEESIDRNYIPGKV; encoded by the exons ATGTCAGAGCCTGTGGTGGCCGACACTCGCCGGTTGAATTCCAAGCCCCAGGACCTGACTGATGCTTACGGCCCCCCCAGCAATTTTTTGGAAATAGACGTTTATGATCCACAAATCGTTGGAGTTGGGCGGAACCGTTACACAACTTACGAAGTTCGGATGCGG ACAAACCTTCCCATTTTCAAACTGAAGGATTCCTGTGTGAGAAGAAGATACAGTGACTTTGAGTGGCTAAAGAATGAGCTGGAAAGAGACAGTAAG ATTGTAGTACCACCTCTGCCAGGCAAAGCCCTGAAGAGACAGTTGCCATTCCGTGGTGATGAGGGCCTTTTTGAGGAGTCCTTCATTGAGGAGCGGCGATCAGGCTTGGAGCAGTTCATTAACAG aatTGCAGGTCACCCCTTGGCCCAGAATGAGCGCTGTCTTCACATGTTTCTGCAAGAGGAAAGCATTGACCGTAACTACATTCCTGGAAAA gTATGA